In Oryza sativa Japonica Group chromosome 1, ASM3414082v1, the genomic stretch agatcCCGCGCCGAAGTGGAGGAAGAGAAacagagaagagagggagggagagggaggaggaagaaggatagataggggatgacatgtgggtcccacaacttttttttgtgtgaatgatgaATGGGGCCCACATAGTTTTTAATTATAATGCCACCTAAGCACCACGTCAGCACCACAGACTAGGTCAACatcgccacgtcaacgccacgccAGCAAAACCGCCGTCCAAAAgtgccgagggagtcaaattgcactggtttgaaTAGTTCGGGGAGTCGTCCTATCCGGTATTGCGGTTGGAGGTAACGGATTAGATTCGTGTCACTTTTAAGGGattcaaagtggacttattcttCCGGCCGACGGCATACTCGGAGCTGGGCCTCCTCGGGCCCAACGAGGCCCATCCGGTTCGTGAACAATCTTCCTCCTGCCAGTAAATCTCTCCATCCAAACTCAATTCAATTGCCAGCGGAGACTCAATCGGTGCTAATGGGATCTGTGATTGGCTCCCTccggcttgtttggtaactcgagtgaaggggattgggagtttacacgagggaattgatgatgagattaagatgggaatttgatttttaattccAATATCTTGTTTAGTAGAGGTGATggaattgatagggagtttagttggagattaggtcattaataaaaatgGATGACTGTGATTTGCTTAGataaagtaaaggaggaattccctcccaatttccttcctcaattctccatccccatcccaccaaaattcctatgtctcccaaccaaacaaaacacttaatagcctcatccctctaaactctcAATCCCTACTAAAAACTTCCTCCAACCAAATGGGCCGCTCATCCTTGCCTACGATGACGCGAGGAAGTTTCTGATGGAGATGGAGCGGAAGGCGGAGCACGAGGTTAACCTGCTCCGGCCGCCAGCGTTGCTGCACTGGGacggctgcgacggcggcgagcagcctcCGCCCCTCAACGAGCGGCGACGGATCGTGCAACGATGGATTGAATACGAAAATCGCAAAGGTCCTCGCCGTTTCGACTATGTCTCAGGGTTCGTACAACCCCTTCTCCTCTTCTTGATTCGCTGCTGCAGCACATCTTTTCTGCAATTTTGCACTGTTCGTCTGTCCTAACCCCTCCTTCCATCCAAAAAAGAATTCAATCCTAACAACGAACCTGGACATATgcgtgtccagattcgttgctAGGATTGAGGTTTTTTTGGATGGACTAGTATTCATCATCATGTTAAAAGATTAGAAATTTTTCTCGCGTTTAATTTGGgacagaaaaagaaagaaaactatGAAATGGACGGTACACGTCTCGGATGCTCAACTTTCTTGTATTCAGATAATCTAAtgggaaaaagtatgaattaccccctgaactattgGGTGAGTATGAATTACCCTCATAAACATGAAAACCGGACgtttttcaccctcaactatcgaTACCGGATGAAAACCCCCCCGAGCAGTTTTCtaagtggttttggtctacgtggcagtccagtcagtaattttttaattaaaaaacgaagggacccacctgtcagatatctctccactctctctttccctctcccaactctctctctctctctctcaaatcaTGGCGGTTGCGGCTCGAGCGCTGACGACAGCGGATGGCTCCAGCGCCTTGACGAGCCGCGCGGCGGTAGCTGCGGgcgcttcctccgccgccggagctccgccCGCTGCCCCCTCCACCTCCCCGAGCTACGCTGGCTGTGAGCATCCCCTCCGCCGCCCCaagcgccgccctccgccgtcccctcctcccgccaccccgagccccgcgcgTCGGCGGCTGTGGGCGCCCCTTCAATGCCAGACATGTCTGTTTATCTCCTATACTATGCTTTGCCACTTTGCACCGGACAATGGGGTGAAATGAGCAAGAGTGCGATGAGCGATGAAAATGGTGAATTACATATTACGCACCTGCAAATCTCACCGCAGAAAGCGGGGCAAATTACAGTTGAAAATTGATTCCCTAGCGGGAGATTCCAATCTTGTGAGCTCGACAAAACATGTTATGGCTGATTACTgatctaccctataattcaccaacacAATGTTACATTCCTCATTCCTCGTTGATCGGTCAGGATGCCCTCTCACAGATCCAACGCCTCACGTCGCTCCCACCTTCTCCCATCCGCGATTCACCCTCTAAACCGCGATCTCTCTCCCTATAATCTCTCCGCCTAACCACGCCCCACCGCACCTCTCCCTCGCGCATCGCCTACCCTAATCGCTGCCTGCCGCTCACTCCCTTGCGCTCGCGCCGCCTCGcaggtccgccgccgcgccgctgccgaccTAGGTCCCCCCCGCGGCGACCAGGCAGGGACGGACGCGGGCATCCATCGCCTTGTCGGGCTCCTCCACTCCCTCcccacctcgcgccgccggtTGACGCGGCGCAGTCGGAGCCCCCCGCAGAGCACGCGCTGCATCTCCTTCGCCCGCGTTCGTTTCTCCCGTACCTGCGGAGGCCGGTCGCCGACACCCAGCGCCTCCATCGACGCGACGCCGCGGCCTGTCTACGACTCCTCCTCCTTTTGGCCCAGCTACAAAATAGCAAACGTATGCTCAGCATTTCACCTTCATATGCTTCTATTTTTTGGGaatccttttgttttctttaagaTAAACCAAGTTTTATCCATGTTAAACAGTTACTACATCAAGATAATAGCGTCGCTCCTCCACCTCCGTGGGCAGCATGCCCTGATCCCTCCTTTCCGCTGTCGCTGCCGCCTTCAATCCTCCGTCGTCAAGGACTCAAGGTGCACCGCCGATGTGCCGATccctcccgctcgcgccgccaccgATACCCTCACTCTTGTATTTTTGCCTGAATGAAAATTTGTCTCACTCTCATATTGAGAAAAGAGACTATCCTCCTCAAGCAAAGATGACATGGCCGGCGGAGAACCCCTCCGCGTCACGAGGCATGTGTGCTCCCTACCACACCACAGGTACTTTCCATTGCTTCTGCTACATTGATTTATTTCTGAACCATTTAGATTTGTCTGAATCAAATTTTCTTCCATCCTGTTAATCAGATGAAAAATTCAAAAGCAAACTAATGAgagttaaaataaattctgagcTTTACTCTGAAAACAGCTTAGGAAAGTTGATATTTTCATTAATTTCAGAACATCATGTTCCTTGTGAATAAATAATATGATCTTCAAGCACTTCAAGCAACTATTATGTATGTCCTCCTATTTGCTGTGTGTTATGAATGGAATGTGCTAGGTCTATTTGCCAGTTACAGTGTCCATGGCCTGTTTTGTTCTAATGGTTATTAGAGGTATTACATGCCTATTTATACCATATATCAGTACCATAGAggtcttcttttcttttatttcagATGCATGACTATATAGCATAATGCTGATTGGGAATGATGCTTTCCTGATAATTGTTGTCCATTTAAAAAGAACCAAATATGCTGAGCCTATGCCACGCAAAAAAGTCAAACAGAACTATTCCACTATCACACTTCACTTTCAAAAGTTTCGGTCAGTGGTGAATTGATGGAGGTGGAACAATTTTTTCTAAGAATTTGATAGGGCAGGACATGTAATTATATCATTTGAATCTATCGCAACAATTTGAGCTATTTTCTTAACTGATAAGTGTGCCTCTAAACATCAGTACGATTTTCATTACAGCCCGAATTATAAAACCCACCTTTTATATGTACCTGTATGCACATGAACTGGTGTTGATTTGGTTAATCTTCACACTGCAGTATATTAGATCGACAATACATGCACTTGGGTGTAAGGATTCTTTGTGGTCTCAGTTGAGTTGAGGAATTTGGTTAACTTTGACACCTGAAGTATATTAGGTCGATGATAAATGCGCTTGTTTGCAAGGATTCATATGGTCTCAATTGGGTTGACGATTCAACAAATGTAATTCAGATTGGTCTGGATGGAATATCATGCATGATTGAGTTTCTATGTTAGATGGTCATGGAGTGTGTGGCGTAGCCCTGCTATTTTACTTCTTTGATCATGAGGCCAGCATTTCCAGGATTCAACATAAATATGCACTGCACGTTTCCAATTTCATTTCTCATGAGTCCAGCTTCATATTTCAGACAGTACAAAAATACAGGCTCAGAAAGCAGTATAACCATTTATAAGGGTCTGAATTGTTGTAGtattattaacaaaattaacaaGCAGTACGTGCTAATGAAGTGCTGCAGTGCCATTGAGTTAGATCAGCTCTGCACACTGTTGGCGGAAATGTCAACTTGTAATCTCGGAAAAACAGCCATGCAACCCATTATAACCAGTATCTGATGTATCTGATGAAAATAGGCATGAAGAAAACATGGATAACAACTACATGAAGGTGGAGCAATGTACCATGATCATGTTTGTCCCCCGTAAGGCATGTAAGTTTCGGTTAATGACTGGATATGGACCCTCAATTCATTTGTCAGTTTTGTTTTCAACCCACATGCAATAATTAGTGGACTGTTAGGGCAGTCATTTGGCTATTTTCTGCTGCAATTGAGTATTAAATGCCAAGAATTAATtctgaaaatatatatacagaCGTATCGTTTTTCTAGATCACGTTGTCTGCAATATCTTTCACAGAGACCCATGAGAGTTTCTCTTTTAACAGCATAGTGCTATGAATCTGTCTAAACTCGAGTATGCATTATACTTACATGCTGGGATGACCATAGCCTGGGATATTATTGATGAAAAAAGGTATATGCCACTATAAAGACGGTCTGAATATAACTGCACTATGAATTGGATCAGCGCTTGTTACTGAAGAGCTCTTTTACAGTCTCCATCTAACCAAGCTAGACTCCTAGATGTAGCAGAAAAGTTGGTTTCATATATTACAGAGTAAATCATTTTCTTTATTGTAGGAGATTGCATATCATGGAACATCTGCGTTCAGACATCTCTATACCCTAACAGTGACCAGGATTAGATTTTCATTTTCAGACAGTCTAAAATTAAATTAGGTCACCAACAGAAACACATATGAACAACATTGAGCTATCTCTAAAGTGCTACAGTTTTAGGAGGGGTCAATACATATAATGCTTCAGTATAAGACTCTTTTGTCTTCTTTGCCATGAGCAGAATTCCTTTGATTATCCTGGACAGGTGATTCGTGGAGTATTTTCATTGCTCTACTGCTCAGCAAAAGAGTTTGGTAAGATTTGAACGGTTGGTTATATAGGTCATTGACATGATGTACCCAGTTTGGATTCCGTATAATTTGTTTTTCACATGAATAGCTAAATGTGCATGAATAGCTAATTTTTTCACATGTGCAGAACAAGGGCAAAGTGCTTCTTGTAGTAAAGATATAGCTTTGCTCCATTAGAAGGAAACAAACCAATCGAGAAGAAAGTGGGTGAGAGACATTTTATtcttctcaagtctcaactttTAGAAACTGCCAGAGATGCAATGCCTGGCTAAATAGTCCTTCCACCCTTGAGGGTTTTTGTTCGGTCTTATCCGCTGTGTACTTGAAGGGCAAATGTATTATTGTATACTGCATAACACAATCAATGCTCTCGAAGTTTATCAATGCTTGAGGATCAACAAGTTATGGTCTAAATTTTAAACCATAGAGTTTATTACTTTCAATATTCCACTATGTTTTCCAAATTGGCATGGTGCGATTGAGAAATCAAAATGATGTATATGTTTTCATGCTGCTATTGAGATATCAAAATGATGTATATGATTTCCATAATTTCAATATAAGATCGCAACATTGTGAATTGGTTTCAACTAATGTTTGTTTATATTTTGTCTGTTAGATATGGATCAAAATGCTTCTGCTAATGAAGGTCGCTTTGCCTCCAGAGATATAACAAATAGAAAAATCAATATGTTTTAAGTGCATAAGACAAGAAAAATGAATGGAAATGACCTAAGGGAACATTCGAATTCGTGACATGCctttatataatttttctatTCGCGACATCTGAATCCATTTTAAAGCttaataattttaaagtttTATTAAAGACAAATATAATTAcaccgtagcgtttagcacggACATATTACTAGTACTGATAGTAGATCGATCCACCGATcaagagggaaaagaaaagaaaaacaaacttTAAAAGAGATCCCGACCTTGTCTTTCCAACCCAAAATCCTCCACCAAAAAAACTGAAAGCAAAATTAGCTAAGAACAAGAAAGAGTAGAGCCGCTCGTCGCGCGCTGTGCGCGCCTCCTCGCGCAGCATGGCGATGTCGGCGGCCTCGACGTAGTAGAGCTGCTCGACGAAGCTCGCCTCCGCGGCTCGCCGTGAGCGGGTTCAACTCGTGCTCGTGGTCCCACGGCACGAACAtcccgtcgacggcggcgctgtACCTCGGTGGGGAGTGGGGACGGCTCAGCACCGACCGGTCAAGGTTCAGGCCTCCGGCGAACGTCCCCGTGCGCGCGAATTCCGACCACGACCGGAGGAGCACCACCGTGATGTGGCCGTCGCCGAGGAGGTGGTTGCTAGCCCACACCACGGCGAAGCTGCCGGCAACCCACTCCGCCTCCGTctcagccgcccgccgccctccgctGCCGTCAGTGCCGCCTGCTCCCGCCCtcgcgtggccgccgccgtgcaggtgagaagagagagagagggggggggagagattgggatagagtagagagagatagagagtgGTGGAGAAGACAGAAGGGAcccactgattttttttatttaaaaaagtgctgactggactgccacgtggaCCCAAAACCACTCCAGATTGAGTCGGGGGGTTATTTGTCTGGTTTCAATAGTTAGGGGTGTAGAATGTCTGGTTTTCAAGTTTGGAGGTGTAATTCAATCGACCTTGATAGTTCGGagggtaatttgtactttttcctaatctAATGCTGGGATTAAATTTACTTTAtctacatatatatgatttggTTTCCATCTCGTGGTCTGCAGCAGTTCTGTAAGATATCAAGATCAGTTTGTTTCatagtacatatatatagttaaGTGAAATCTTCAGGGTTACGAACGGATTAGCATATATATACCCAAGACTGTCAATCTATTGGTGTGTTTGACCAGAATTTGTCATTCCTTTGCAGCTATAAATTGTCTGTCGATGTTCTGTCAGAGATCATTGAATAGTGATGTTTAAAAACAAGGCGTACTGAAATTTTGATACTACACCAAATTTTACATTCCTAATAAAACacaaatatttaattataataGTGTATTTATTTAAGCATAGTTGTGTGTGGATGGTTTCTCTTGCAGTTCTGACATACATAAATCACATGCAGAGAGATAAGTGACTGCATTGCTCGCCCGCATGTCCGCATCGCCCTCAATTATTACAACTTCAATCATCCGGTATGTTAAATTTACTTGTATCGTTATTCTTTCGTGATATTTCTTGGCCTGGCTCCGGTTGAGCTCTTCTTAATGAAATACCGTGTGGACggtctctctcttttctccaccggccgagttttttttttcaaattacttGTATTGCTCCTCTATATCcccaaaatttatttattatttaagggtctgtttggtacagctccaactacTAAATATTACTCCAGGAGTTAAGTCTGGAGTGAAGTTGTGGAGCTgactaaacccagctccacaactctagtacattttgtgagagagctccacccaactccactcctagttttgatggagctgaaactgtttagtTGAGCTCTAGCtctaggaggggtggagctggagctgaagTTGTGCTAAATAGACCCTAAAGCTacaaatatatatgattatataacTATTAAATTTTTGCATCATATTTTGGGAAAAAGTGCAACAGTGTGAAAGTTAGTGTTTGTGCAATTTTTATATATGGCTactatatatgattatatatgacGGACCACACACATTGTGACATGTCGATATTTAGCTTTCTGTGGAGGGGATgaatataatttaatttattttgcgCACATGGTTCTCTTTGATTCGAAGGCATTTTTAATTCTTAGTGCACGATTCATCTACGTGCATATTTTTCAGGGTGCTGAGTTCGATTGCGTTAGGCCTTTGAGTGCATATTTTGCTTCTTTCGGAGGTCAAATTTGGTCCCATGTCAACTTCCTGGCTCGCAGGAGGGGTTGTATTGATGCCCCGGTGCTTCGCTTCTTCGCTGAGCTATTCTATTATGGCCGTCTCGCTGAGACACCGGTTGTCGTATCATGCACCATATTACGGGGTATGTAATATGCCTGTTTATCTCTTTATTTACGCTAAACCTAGTTAAAACCATGATTTACTAAAAATGAACATGCTAGGACCGGAGAAAGAAATTCTGCAGGAAATGCTTTGTCACGATTccttcttactccctccgtcaaaaaaaaaggcaaactctatatttccgtgtccaactttgactgtccgtcttatatgaaatttttttataatttgaatttttattgttgttagatgataaaacatgattaatattttatgcataacttgtctttttaatttttttataattttttcaaataagatggacggtcaaaagttggacacggaaattagggtttatttttttttttggcacggaGGGAGCAGATACGCTAACGTACTCAACCTGCAGCAATCATGGCATGGTGTGTTTTTGGATTACATTAATTAGTGTGTAACAGCATGCCCCCTAGTTCAGTTAGTTGACACTTTCAAACAAGCTACTAAtgggtttgaaatttcggaacgaaatttccgaaatttcgccCTCCACCGAAATGCTCATATGTCGCCCGAAACTTTCggttttttgtatttttttgtgaatttggtcaaattttattcaaatccatttaaaatcagtcaaaatttcaaaaaaaaattcgtacgaaaaaatccaaaattttcaaaatttcggTTCTTCCGCTCCCCTCCGAAATTTTGGTTCTTTCCGAAATTTGAAACCCTGGCTACTATGCGTGCAACCCATCCTTTTTTACCACCTCTAGTCAAGTATATTTGACGCTGGGAGATATGAGTTTAGTTCTCCTTACGTCAAATATATTAGACTGGATGGAGTATTTGTTTAGGACATCGATACAAACTTCAACTTGCatgtttgattattattttctaaTCATATAgtcataaaaatattaaaaatggcTCCTTTCTCATGGATCAAATCTTTATGTTTTTAGAATATATAAGATTTTTATAGGATATATAATTGCACACACCATATATAGGACTTCATTTGCGTTAGAATTaatggtgaattggtgattgATTTCTCTGCCCCTTTCTGGGATTGGCAGGAGATCGATCAATCCTCATTGGCTTTTTTTAGACTGTATACCTATCTAACTGCTGAGAAATGGCGTATTGACTCTAGAACAAATCTTTCGCTATGTTTGCCGCCTCCTTGAACTGGATCGGTGTTTACATTTTTACAAATCTAAGCTTAATTACACTACTAGGAAAAGCATTATCGCAAGCGGCCGAAAAGGgtcttcgcaggcggggcggcCATCCGCCTGTAAGCCAACGACTGTGAAGATcgccgatcttcgcaggcggggtggccgtccgcctgcgaagataattttcgcaggcagacgttggctagtccggtccgcctgcgaaaataggaatcggccgcctgcaaaaaaaaaaaaacttccgcctgcgaagataggtagaaaatattaaaatttaataataatttgcccgtaaattacttttaaattaaataatagaaattcttgcaggtagattattatgtacatatattggaAGATTATCAAGCATTTAGTACTGATAAATGTACATATATTACATTACTCAAAAGTgttgccaaaatatatatattacaatatttttttacattgtcactTCAAATACGCCATCTAGTTAATACATTATGGCATAGCACTGTTCCACTCTCGAAGATCCTTGAATTCATCACTTGTGGCTAGGGcactgtcacaccctaaaaatcctaaatttataaattgttgtttaaatggaattattagaaatgattttaaaagccttgaagaaaagatctaattttaaataataaattccaatataaaagtgggctagataaaattttattaaatacttctcttgattctatagttcctatatttttctgggatttatttgagccaaggaagtatttttaatcaatgaaatatcatttcatgaataatttaaaatgaaaaaggttttaaaagtcctcttttggctttgggccgaaagtcggcccaaaaacctctctctctccccggcccaagcgCGCCTCGGCCCAGTCAgcccgccgagccgagccgccgctctccccctctctctcccgctgacaggtggggcccatctgtcagggtcgtcgtccacctcgcgccgccgcagccgcgccctagccgcgcaagccgccgccgcccccttccaAAATTCGCCCGCCCCTTTCCCGATCCGAtcaaatcaatagaggggaaatgatccccgggatcccctcttccttttctcttttggaatcgtcggctaatttcCTTTGGAAATCGGTGGAtttgagttcgattcggatcgatctctctcctcttaGCCAAAACTTTCCATCACCGCCGCTGGCCaccgtgggcctccgtcgccgcccctAGCCCCTATATAAAGACCCCCGGGACCTCCTCTATCCGCCGCAACCCTCGCTTTAGCTCGCCACCGCCTGTAGCGCCGCCTCCACTTTAGCCCgtgcaccgccaccgccgaagggagcccagccgtgcgccaccgccgctccggtcATCGTCGTCGATTGGGAAGGCCGCCATCGGGAtagccaagtcgtcgccgtcctcgtcccgtCCTTCGTTTCCACTGAggatcgccggagcaccgccgtcgtcgtcgacccgaacgTCGCCGCCActtcgacctcgccgccgtcgccgtccgttgccgttcgccgtcgtttAAGccctcggtgagttcgccgcgtcgcccgctacccgttggtgtcctccgtttgcgccgccgcgccgtcgttcgccggcgagcacgtggtcccgagccgccgccggtgatgacatcatcgctgacgtcagcgtTGCGTCACCTGTAGACCCGCGGTGGATCGATTAGATCTCAGCCGTTCGTTTTGGATTagattagatctcggccgtccgttccgtAGACCGTccccgtgcacccggtccaccgtgaacccgagcccgctaacgcaataaatcctttttccttttcaaaaataattctttattgcgtcataattcaattaaaatctatataaatgatttaatccgatttaatctttaaaaattcataactaattcatcttagctcggatttagttggttcaagtctctaattttttctaaaattgagatctacatgttaaaaatatcctcatgtactgttcatgattgtttatgtgctgttttggtgtttttgctcttttctacttagattccgacgttgcCGGAGAGTCCgaatttgcaggagaagactctgaagagttccaaggccatcaaggcaagtcacacagatcccaaacaaccctttgagcatgttgatcccatttaaagctattgtttctattcaactattgcatttattttgaaTGTCATTAGGTGGGAATAACCTATTGCCTTTGTTATAGTCCTCTGATATTGATTACTTATACTTTGTCACCTGGTTAATAAttggattagctagaacattatatggttttagctaaagtgcttaggatgcttagccatgcttagagacactagctcatataaatgggataacttatgattcactattatttaatgatggcttaatgatagctcacgatggttaatcgtgactggttaaataattaatttgccaactaaaacttgataatggtgggttgtgagcacatggttttgatggtcgtgctcatgacaattaaggaccggttcacgattttcggttgtgaaacattaaccgtgccaaccacaagccagcgtgggcaacggctttactttttgtatagtatggttcattgtagagcaccagactgtgaagtggcggagatatgcccacgggggtcactggggagtccatgccttgtttataagggggtgattatgatccaggaactgTGCGctgctttgaattgtgttatgcagagggtattgtcacaatctctattcgggtacttgttaagtatcgcgacgcatggttgacatgatgttgaggttgtatcttgtgggtacagtggtacacctctggccagagtaaaactattcgaatagccgtgcccgcggttatgggcgggtctaacaatgtctttcgtgattagtttcacacctcTCACCGTAATAAATGATGATGTAATTGGTAATAACTTGTTAGCTCCTGGTTTAGAATGGTATGTTcatggtttggagatagaactgtgcagtcgggattggttgttcaggatggttgggcctatgcaacgggtCTGTTGTATAGCGatggattaatattgattaattaaatactttactgttttattaaattctgaagtatttattaaatgccatttatgcaaatgagactctattatgccatcctttgttatcccttgcacttgcatatttgctgcgtggcttgttgagtatgtcatatactcaccttgcaatcatttatcagaggaggagttctacagtgatgctgaaggtgtggaggattaggcgtagccctgattaagctgcttgtgggatggagtcgtgtcgcgaccgggaaaattgccttttcccgaacgctagtgtattaatccccgtcccaggaaaagccggggtacaccacacaaacatgatataaaagacacatctttattatatcgataatatttacattattacaaaggcgcttcaggcctgacaatcaaaaataaacagcagcggactagcgggcctacggctctatcttcacaggcgctcaactggggtataagccaggactccacctaagacatcttctccaaagcttctcttactgaaggggggagaaagatagagcaagaatgagtacaac encodes the following:
- the LOC107281285 gene encoding uncharacterized protein isoform X2, whose protein sequence is MWPSPRRWLLAHTTAKLPATHSASVSAARRPPLPSVPPAPALAWPPPCREISDCIARPHVRIALNYYNFNHPGAEFDCVRPLSAYFASFGGQIWSHVNFLARRRGCIDAPVLRFFAELFYYGRLAETPVVVSCTILRDSDVAGESEFAGEDSEEFQGHQDAAASEDPLFVEVEADVWESEQVREALEKKS
- the LOC107281285 gene encoding uncharacterized protein isoform X1, whose product is MWPSPRRWLLAHTTAKLPATHSASVSAARRPPLPSVPPAPALAWPPPCREISDCIARPHVRIALNYYNFNHPGAEFDCVRPLSAYFASFGGQIWSHVNFLARRRGCIDAPVLRFFAELFYYGRLAETPVVVSCTILRDSDVAGESEFAGEDSEEFQGHQGCDRWCGGLRVALVKLPVEWSRLRRLSYFPLLRSLLIERNYLPL